Part of the Pagrus major chromosome 9, Pma_NU_1.0 genome, tagtgtaccTTGATCATGTAAAGGTGATCCTGGTAAGTAAAAACAGCGTCCACCTCACTGTGCAGCTCCTTGAAAGCATTTTCGATGGTGTCTGCCTTCAGTGTGTCATTGTCCCAATCTTTACGGAGGAAATGGTGGCCTGCAAGACAAGgcaagttagcttagcttggcataCATTAAAGACTGGAAGCACTGGGAAATAGCTAGCATGGCTCTTTTCAAAAATCTGCCTAACAGCATGACAGAAGCGCAGTAATTATcaatacattatatacatttctttttataggaaattaaaaaaatggaaCTATTTGTTAGTTAAATGCTTGTTAACTCACCTCTGAAGGCATACATGTTCCCAGCATTGTCAGATGTGATGGCATCCAGGTGAACACGACTGCAGCGCTCTCTCTCTACGTGGTCGCTCTCTTCACCTGAACAGCAAACAAGTATAATGCTCATGTTACTGAaacattatgtgtttttttttttttaactttttcacctcaaaataacagcttcaaaatcattttgatggcacagtgtcttgtgATAGGTTGAAAGGTGTCTCTGTAACAGCCACTCCTcccctctatcacttgtttatataacttcagtgagaggttaggatcacagtgttaaaTATATGACATACAttaagatacaagttttcaagaaataacagttttgacggAATGAGTTTTGGTTTGTAGTTGGGGGGAGGGAGCCATGCAGAGCATAGACAAAGctgatatacatatatatataataactcATAGTTTGATGAGTTTACAGTGATTATCCTAAAATATCACAACAATTTGATACATTAATGACATTGATGTTTTCACTCACTGAACTTAGAGCATCTCATGAAGTAGTCGCGTGCCTCTTTGGGGTATTTGCCATGCACCTCGCCAGTCTTTGGGTCAAACTTGGAGAACATATGTCCATGGAAGCAGTAATAGTGCTCCATAAAGCGGAAAGCAGATGTGCAGTTTGGCATGGACTTGAACTCTTTCTCATCCACTGCCTTGGTTTTGACATTAAAGTGGTAGATGTCGTCTCCTACAGAGGAAGTATGTCAAAGATATATTTTTAAGTTATTCTTCAGATACCTTAAGATACTGTGAAATGGCACTActtttaaacaaatgagaccGCATCCTCCCTTCCAGACCTGCCAGGGCCACTAAGGGGACCCTAGAGGTCAAATTTTCTTGCACATTGGGCAACTGGAAGGACTATAGCCCCTTTTACATATGGGGTATTGCTGTAGGCTATGTGCTGTATAAAAAGAGGGACAGTTCCTACACTACTCATTATATGTGAATATAACACcttcaaattaaagctgaaagtagTTCCCTTCAATGCAGTGTAAAGATGAGGTCAAAGTGGTCTTTTCTCCACAATTACACAAATCAAAAGCATAAGcagtatacagtaaattaaGTGTGCATTTGAAATATGGAAACAATGGAAACTAGGAAGAATGCAGAGAGCAAAAACTTCTTCTGCTCAGTGCTCtaaatttgtttttaagaacaaaaaatgtccaaaatgggtttttttggtgcactgtttttttctgtctgggTGTGCttcaaatacacacagtgaTTTTGACATTGAAGTCCTGTTGTTGatgacaaaacagcaaaaatgtttaaaaatgcccAATCTTGCAATATGAAGACATAACAAACAGGGCTAATTCCAAACATTGTATACTTACTCTGTGGCTTaacctttttattaaaatatcCAGCTGGAAAAACCCAATaaggataataaaaaaaaaaaaactgcttggCAAATGTAACAGTGTAATGGTTCCaggtttaaaggaaaagtttatccaaaaatgtcattatgtcCTCATCCTCATGCCTGGTGAATTTATGTaatctacaaaacatttctggcaAAACAGCGTGCATTGAGGTAGATAAGAATGTACACTGACCCTTGAAGAAGATGACAGAGTCGTCATCACACTCTGGCTTGGGACACTCCACAGCAGCATCCAGGTGGTCAGGGATTCCAGGGAAGACTTCAGAGATATCCTTGGGGTAGCCATCTTCAAGCTTGTGTTGGTAATAGCTGAACACCTTGTTGTCCTGTATCAAAGGATGACCATTTACAACAgaagtcagcattcacccattcatacactggtggcagagtCTACCATGCAAGGCACCttctgctcatcaggagcaataatCATTCATATGCACTCACACACCGATGGAACGGCCaccaggagcaatttggggttcagtatgcAGGTGCCAGGAACTGAACCACCAACCTTCTGATTGGTAGACAACGACTGTACTGTCTGAGCcacataaatgtattaatcTTAATCTATCAATAATTTCCCTCTCAATCTCTTTTCAGAACTTGAACttgattttcttcattttgagTGAGATAACTTAGATAACAGTTACTGCAGTGATTTCCTTTCCAGCAAGGTGGTTGACTCTAGGTTATGAACCTCTGTTGCCTAACTAAAAATGTTGAGTGCACTATGATGAGATCAGTCTTTAAATTTGCAAAACAACCAAATAGTGTAGTTACATACAGACAATTATTGCAGTAATCCAACTAGTTAATTGTCTATCCTAGTATTGAGGAAGATCAGAAGAGTCAAAGACTAGAAAATACCAAGAAAAAGAACATGTGGTCGTGGTCGCTGCTGTTCTCGTAGTGCATGCGGAAAGCAGCATCTACATGGCCCAGGTGGTGATGGTCATCCAACTCAGCGAAAGACTCATTAGATAGCTCTGCTTTGCCATGGAAGCCCTTGAACAGATGGTCACCTGGTACAGGACACACCCATTAGATGGAACAAAAAaatttttttccacaacttGAGCGTTGAAATTTCAGAACATGGTGTGATTTTACAGAATGCAGCGCTTTGCAATTACTTGACCGATGTTTAATTTTGAGGACAAGCAACTTCCCACTATAGTAAGATCATATGATGAACCCTACCCATGGTTCTTCATGATGTAGGGACTTACCCTTGAAAAAGTAAGGTATATATTCTTCGtttactgcaacagcatccatCTCAAGGCCTTGACAACGGTCAAGGACAGCTGCAGAATATCATGGttatgtgaaattaaaaataacattttgaaataacgTGTTAACATTCATCATGAGGAATATCTCACTAATGACAAAAACTAGTGATCccaaaataaatagaaatgcTTTCCATCAACTCACCTGATGTATGTTCATCACTgtttgaacagaacagaaaaggaaaaatattctCATTTCAGATCTTCTATTCATTTTTCGGAATATAAGCTGCTTCATATTTAGGGTTGTAGATGCAATTGTTGGTGTTGTCACTCCAGGTTAAGTGCAAAGATACTTACCACTGAGCCCATGCCAGAGCCAGGGCCAGGAAGAGGATGTGGGTGAGCAGCTTCATGGTGAGCAGTCCTCTGGTCCAGGAAAGACTGGAGAGGCCTAGAAAGACAGTGGAGCTGAGCAAAAGGTACcctggctgctgcagcagcaacagtttaTATTATGGCCCGGTTTACGTGGGCCGCGTCACGTTGGGTACcaaaggaggaggagctgacaATGTGGAGCCGCACTGGGCTCTCCAAAGACGCCCACGGTGTTTGATGAAGTGCCACAGAGCTGTGCCCTAGGGAGCTCTACCCTAACCATCCCCACTGCTCAGACCAGCTACCAGGAAAGTGAGTCAGAGATTCATAGAATTTAGAAGGGTACCATTTCACCATAAAAATCCAATCAATAGATATGTATCTGATACTCTTTAGATGACACTATGCTCTATTACATGCAAATGTCTAGCAAAAGTACTTTGCTGAAGATATAGCAGATGTTGATGAAGCACTGGTTTCCATtgtgaacattttaatttgatattgATGCATTACGATGAATGTAAAGAATGGTAAAAATTAACTAAAGGCTAACTGAGTTTGTACTGATGTGATatgaaaaagattttaaaaaatgctgtaatATCCTGTGTAGATGTACGAACCATTTCCatacacagttttgtttttttcatattagGATTTTGCATAGAAATTTGAAAAGTAGccatacattttaatttgtattattttgtaatACAGTATACAGATACTAtttcagatatatatatataagatataACAGATATACAGATGTAAATGTTAAGTCTAATTTGTAACAAATATATTCAAGAACATTCCAGTAGTCTACTGAGACTGATCATAGCTGGACCTGATCCAATCCTGGAGGTAACTAACCCAGTGAActcaggaaaacaaataaaaactgctgaccACTGCACTTCACAGTCCTGAAAAAACAGTGTTGTATAATGTTTGTGAGGTGAACATTAACAGATGAGTGGATTGGCCTCATTGTATGTAATACTTATCAGTGACATTTAAAGTGTGTAGATCAGGTATGTGGTGGCTTTCTATTTCTATATTTCCTATTGGGTACAAGCATAAACTATGTTCATAGGCACTACCATTGAGGACCTTTATCTCAATAAGACTTTTGCTACCTTTACTCAGCTGAAAGAGAAATTCACATTGTCAGATACGCATTTCTTCCGCTATCTACAGGTTAGAGATTTCGTCCgtaaaaacatttctcactttCAGTCATTACCAGCTCCCATTGAACTGTATACTCTTCTGAATCGTTCCCCCGACTCTAAGAGACTTACTTCACGATTCGTCGACCTTTCAACTTACTTAACCCGACTTCATCCCACCATTTGAAAGAGGCTTGGGAAAAAGACTTAGCTCTGTCAATAAGTGACAGTGACTGGGAAACTTGCCTTGGTGACATTCGCAGCTGCTCAATCAATTCGAGACACCAACTTATTCAGTTTAAAGTTATCCACAGGCTACACTACTCTTGTGTTAAACTTCACTCTTTCTACCCTTCTATATCCCCAATATGCTCAAAATGTAAATCAGCGGAGGGAACTCTGGGCCATCTATTTTGGTTTTGTCCCAAATTAAATCAATTCTGGTCtgatattttcaaatgtttttctgaggTATATAATTGTAATATTTCTCCAGATCCTCTCACCGCAATTCTAGGTGGCTCTCGACACCTTTCTATGCTCACCAACTTGCACCGTAAAACTATACAATATGGAATGGTCATTGCAaaaaggaacatcttatctcATTGGAAGGGTGACGAGGCACCTTCCTTTAAGGCCTGGCTTTCAGAAATTACTAATTTGTTGCATATGGAAAGGATTCGACACAATGTATCTCTCAGCTCTGCAACCTTTGATAGGATGTGGCAACCATTTCTTCTACATTTGTCAAGACTGACTTAAAAGTAACACTTAACTCTCATACATCTTTGTCAACATAACcccttcttttttatttttatataatacCTGGTACGTTCTATATGTCAAGGTATACTGTTTCTGAGCAGGGCccttttattcttcttttttttttctctctgtctacttgtctatgtttattttcttttgagcTAGTGATGTGCTTTTTTATAATGTCACAGTTCGTCTGTTgtcttgtttattgtttattatattgaaaattcataaataaaatattaaaaaaaaaaaaaaaactatgttcATAGGCCTGTAAAGTGTAGTGGACAATATGTGAAGTCTATAAAGTAATAGTAAAAGTACAGTGATATATGCACATATAGTTTAAACTATGGACAAAAACCTCAGTTTCATGTTTGAGAAAGACAGATGAAGGAGCCCTCTTACAGTATGTGGTGTAAGTTAGCAAGCGCGTGGGGTGTACCTGTAGCTCACCCGGTATAGTGGTATAAAGTATTTGCCCCATTTACAAAGTGGCCCTTTGCGGCGTGTCATCATCCCTCTCTCAGATAAGGTTCTAACAACTCTTCAGCTGTCCTGTCATCAAGGCACAAAAAGcccaaaaaataactttaaataaaagcaAGCCCGCAAAAATAAACAGCCCTACGACTTGACACTGGACTTTTTATTGAAGCATTTTTCAAGCTAATGTGCCAGAGAAACTGGTAAATGATCAGGTTAGAACATTTTCATCTCAACACTCAATTTTAAGCTCTTATCAATCAGGATTGTGTCGCCCCTTTAATTGATTCATTTTAGGCTTTCGATACTGTCGATCGTCAAAGTCGTTTGAAACACCTGGAATCTATTGGATTTGATGAAAAATCACTTGCTTTCACTCCAGTTTTGAGCGTTAAAAAAGGTTTGCCACAGGGTTCTATTCTAGGACCACTTATTCACTgattatttataaataaattagGTTTAAATGTTAGAACCTGTACAATTCAATTGTACACGGAGAACATTACTTTTATACAAAGCCTAGGTAACAGTGCCCTCAGTAACTAGGCTTTTCATAACATTACATCTTGATTTCTTTAAAGCAAACTTTATTTGATCATTAAACTTTATTAAAGTTTAAGTTTATCATTGTACCCTTAGGTTCATAAATGGGGACGGCTATAGAGTGGATCACTGTTTACtttgtgtgaaagagagagattaaCAGACACTGTGCAAAGAAATGTAGcgcatttaatttatttgaaagttttcaatgaaaaattCCATTTACCTCTATTGTATTGAGGTGGTAACAGAAAGTTCAGAGAgggatattttgaaataaaatccaaTGGCTGGTTCCAAAAAAGagcatattttgtattttgggtGACCTGACCCTTCATATGAGGTtcataatagtaatagtaatagtaatagtaactCCCTAATTTTCTCCCTCATGCCATGCTTTTCCTCATTAGTCTTTATCTTCTGtcatctctgtctgtcccaCACCCTTAACCTGTCACAGTTCTGCATTACTGGGAACCTGCTCACTTCTGCCTGCCCAGTCAACCTGCCATTCCGACATGATCAAGCCAACTCCGCTCACCTGGTCACACAGCTGCTCCTGATCACCAATTAACCTAGTATATTTACCCCAGCCTTACAGACACTTATTGCCATATTGTTCTTCATCACTTATGCAAGACTCTCCAGCACTCTAATCTGGACTGAGTTCCTGTTGCCGACCCTGCCAGTGACTGAGCTACCTGTCTCCTCTGATTCCCGGGAAACGCTCGAGCCCACTGTTCCCAACCTTTAGATCTTCTTCTGCATCCTTGATTTCTGTTTGCCTGTGGCTGCTTGGTGTTACCATTCTATGACTGTACAGAGTGAGTGTATATGTCTGCTTACTTGTGGTCCAGAGACTTTCACTGTGTTGCCAGATTTGCCATTGTGTATGCTCCCTGTGAGGACCCGCTCTCTGATCCTCTGCCTTCATGATTAGGTCACCTGCCTGCTCCTACATGGTTCCATTGCCTGATTTATAgaactcaagtgtgtgtgtgtgtgtgtgcgtgtgtgtgtgtgtgtgtgatatcacCTGTTTCCTGGCCCAAAGCGGCCTGGAAACCAACCTGTATCAATTGGGCTGCCAGAGACTTTGTTGCATTACTGAACAGTCCTGTGTGCTTATTACCCATCTTGCCCAGTACCTGCTGAGTTTTGGCATTAAACATCATTAACAACTCTTCCTGGTATCCTGTGTGCTGCAGTTGGGTCCAAACACAACCTGCATCtctaaatgtatttcttttctttctaatTGCCTCTCATCACATcaattttctttcctcctttgtttaaaaaggtaaaaatataGTTGTCTTTGCATTGGAGAGCAAATCCTCATTCTGAAATCCATCTTTTTATGCCATTTTGTAATGGTATCCATGAGGGTCAAATGTGTCTTTATTACACAATGTtattcaaaaaaatgtatagtgGAGTAAAATCCTGAATGGCTGTGTCACAATTCATAGTAGTGACCATTGGATACAGGTGGCCATGTTGGgacacaaaactacacaaactGTAAGCCACTGTTGAGCAAAGCTAGGACTATACACATGAGTAATATTGACTGGGCCAGGACCTTGACTGAGTCTTACAGTCACGTTGTGCACATCCCACAAAGCAAAGGTTGGAAGTGCTTTTTCAATAAATGTCAACACTGTCTTGCTCTTTGTTAATATTTGACAAGTCACTGCAGGACACGTTCGGACTTTTAACatggcttttttctttttctctagaaatgtcttttttcagattaaaaaaaaaaaatactgatttgttttgttgcattgtttttaGAATTTAAAGTTTAGAAGTTAAATTTTGAAATTTTTCATATGGCATTAGTGTCTTCAGTAGTGAAAACAATTGACTAATCTGATAAATGTAGTAAACACAGCGTTTTGCAGCAGGGAACATAGTCTGAACGATGAGCGCATGAACTTatctgttgatgaaggttctcagtcatccaggtcatcgtaaatctaggtgctgtatcataggcaactagacttgtttcagtttcttgacgTTTTACCTCTCatccaactcctctccagttagaACTGAAgcagcctcttggatgagaggtgaaacgtcttcaagaaactgaaacaagtccagttgcctacgatacagcaacTTATCTACTGTTTTTGAAAAATCAGGGTAAGATCACATTCCTAATAGCTCTAAAAAAGATTGACTTGGTTGTTTTTCCAACCAGGGAAACCACCATCAAAGGGCACACCATTTGAATCAGTGGAGAAAAAATGGAGTGAGCAGCAATTCAGAAGTCTGGAACCAGCTTTGGCCAAATTGcaaaagatcttttttttttcttttttttttttaatccgcATGGTGcagcattttttcatttgttactcAAGCGTAAACAGCCCCCTTTCATGGCATTGGGTTGACCCAACTATTATGTTTTATGGAACCTCTGTTTTTCCTGAATTAGAGAGGTTTGATCTTGTCTGATTTTGAAGGTTTAGGCTTTTCTGTTAACAGAATACATGCTGTGTGGAGACTAAGTAGCCCACATCCATATGATAAACACAAATAATTGTCTATATTAACATTTGACTAATTTAAATTGGTCTGTAAAATATGTTACAACAGCTTTTGTGGGAAGTGATATGTGAGGGTTCAGATGTGAAGCCTTGACAATATAAATGTgacagatcaataatgaaaactgttgtcttatttcttttgtgttttacttttaatgcATTCAATTTATTGTGTTCTGTGAGGGTACAGGTCTGCTCAGATGATttataaacagcagcaaaataaaatgatgctgATTTAAGTGAGAATTTATGTAAAATGGAGGTTGACTCGTGAACAGAAATAACAGATTGCTTGTAGAGTTTTGGTGGGCTGTGGTCAGGGGCGTGGCTGTCTGTTGGGGCCCGGGCTGCACGGGCACCGTGTGGCCGAGAGTGGCCCCCTGTTGGGCATGGGAGGAAGATGCTTTCAGACATTGTTTTAAAGATGATATTCAAGTACAAAACAGTTTCTGATGACTGTCTCCCAACAAAATCTTTTCCATAGAAGGATATCATTTGGTACATAGACCCTCACATATGCAAATCCATCTTGTCATGGTGTCAATGACATTGGAAAAGTCAGTAGCAAGTACAGTATAACAAAATTATAGGCTTATTGTACACAGGCTACTATTTAAAAACTAGGAATAAACTATCAAAAATGATTacattgaattatttttttttttctttggtattCATGTCATATACAGATGAAATGATGAATGCTGGGTAATGTGTGTGTCGTTACCGAATCTTAAGTCTTTATTTGATCATGTGACAAGGTGACAAGACTCCACGTAAAATCTGTCAAGACTGACAAGCGAAAAGAGCAGTCATGCCATTCAAACATAAAAGTGGTTACAAGAAAAGATAGGAGCGAAAACAGTAGGAGGAGAAGGTGGCAAAGGTCCCTAAACTAGATACGTTgcgttttttaaatgaacactcG contains:
- the hpxa gene encoding hemopexin; the protein is MKLLTHILFLALALAWAQCDEHTSAVLDRCQGLEMDAVAVNEEYIPYFFKGDHLFKGFHGKAELSNESFAELDDHHHLGHVDAAFRMHYENSSDHDHMFFFLDNKVFSYYQHKLEDGYPKDISEVFPGIPDHLDAAVECPKPECDDDSVIFFKGDDIYHFNVKTKAVDEKEFKSMPNCTSAFRFMEHYYCFHGHMFSKFDPKTGEVHGKYPKEARDYFMRCSKFSEESDHVERERCSRVHLDAITSDNAGNMYAFRGHHFLRKDWDNDTLKADTIENAFKELHSEVDAVFTYQDHLYMIKDDHLFLYKVGETHTHLDGYPKPVKEELGIEGPIDAAFVCEGHHIAHIIKGNNIFDVELKASPRVAGNERNIHLFENVDAAMCSVEGIKVIKGNHFYHFENIISFVASRRLPEQHRVSLGLFGCDH